A window of Merismopedia glauca CCAP 1448/3 contains these coding sequences:
- a CDS encoding zinc-dependent dehydrogenase — translation MKAQVFRGVNQLSYEEIPVPAIAPDEVLVQVHVVGLCQSDIKKIRYSLYEPPRVFGHETAGIIAAVGEKVKKWQIGQRVVVMHHIPCMRCAYCLNDNFSMCDVYKNITTTAGFIPSGGGFAEYVKVPGHIVENGGLIPIPDDVTFEEASFVEPTNCCLKAVKKAQIKPGDTVLVTGAGPIGLMFVMLVRYFGGRAIATDLIPSRLAKALEVGAEAAFDPRNPELAAKIKDLTNGLGVDTTLLAVPSDKAFFQALDCTRKGGKILFFAEFPDEIEIPLNPNVLYRQEIDLMGSYSSSYRLQSLAAEIVFKRRIDVRKLISDRLPLKDLLQAVDMAVSPTPETYKILIYPGN, via the coding sequence ATGAAGGCGCAAGTATTTCGGGGAGTGAATCAGCTAAGTTATGAGGAAATACCTGTTCCTGCGATCGCACCAGATGAGGTTTTGGTTCAAGTCCATGTAGTAGGATTGTGTCAGTCTGATATTAAGAAGATTCGCTACAGTCTCTACGAACCGCCACGGGTATTTGGACACGAAACCGCCGGAATAATTGCTGCTGTTGGGGAAAAAGTTAAGAAATGGCAGATTGGACAACGAGTAGTAGTAATGCACCATATCCCATGTATGCGGTGCGCCTACTGCTTGAATGATAATTTTTCCATGTGCGATGTTTATAAAAATATCACTACTACGGCTGGATTTATCCCTAGTGGGGGTGGATTTGCTGAATACGTCAAGGTTCCAGGTCATATAGTCGAAAATGGCGGTTTAATCCCCATTCCCGATGATGTAACTTTTGAAGAAGCAAGTTTTGTCGAACCGACTAATTGCTGTTTAAAAGCCGTTAAAAAAGCGCAAATCAAGCCAGGAGATACAGTTTTAGTAACTGGTGCAGGACCAATCGGCTTGATGTTTGTGATGTTAGTGAGGTATTTTGGAGGAAGGGCGATCGCGACAGATTTAATTCCCTCTCGGTTGGCAAAAGCTTTGGAAGTAGGCGCAGAAGCCGCATTTGACCCCCGTAATCCTGAATTAGCCGCCAAAATTAAAGATTTGACTAATGGTTTGGGTGTAGATACCACACTATTAGCTGTTCCCAGCGATAAAGCCTTTTTTCAAGCCTTAGACTGTACCCGCAAAGGTGGAAAAATCCTCTTTTTTGCAGAGTTCCCTGACGAAATAGAAATTCCCCTGAATCCGAACGTTCTATATCGCCAAGAAATCGATCTGATGGGTAGCTATAGTTCCTCTTACAGATTACAATCATTAGCTGCGGAGATTGTCTTCAAGCGGCGGATAGATGTGAGAAAATTGATTAGCGATCGCCTTCCTCTTAAAGACTTACTCCAAGCTGTAGATATGGCTGTCTCACCTACCCCAGAAACCTATAAGATTCTGATTTATCCGGGAAATTAA